A stretch of the Ptiloglossa arizonensis isolate GNS036 chromosome 1, iyPtiAriz1_principal, whole genome shotgun sequence genome encodes the following:
- the Lpin gene encoding phosphatidate phosphatase LPIN isoform X4: protein MYSMNYIGKFISNFRDFYNEINAATLTGAIDVVVVEQPDGSFTCSPFHVRFGKLGVLRSREKVVDIEINGESRQIHMKLGDSGEAFFVEEVSCSGSPTDTEIPPHLACSPIPDDNCFPSSGFNILSDLPQEQRDKILIASVSFIEKEKWEQMSALPTNERENFLIEQFSDLPAEHREKWLQIASLTPEERDEMFKENFGNMSTLQKQQMICEQYLALENEEKDRLFKENFPELPVEQREKFEKALLNGWKKKEDEKRDSLKPEEEIFNMDGINDDETQPAVSTPKSFIAVTSSDRIRKISVVKNDFRPITNDVPSSGKEKSSDESNSSACKKNSKDESIEEIKNNNLTKRKRKRKSIMKKKGSQRKTSNDSSSQTEMSENDISVADESLSESMLKGANPNSELEKKNVPAEPMTSVQEAAEKRPETDFHFFSDTEVTKNQDSRPCSPVQSDTEFEMRKITQEGTEGEDKSHQQSWRWGELPSLPLDTTLTSHRNSLNSSTSVNQPNNNGKVVDEEDTESGNGPSLPQSPNSVEGAIGGPKSLDSDFEEPKHSIFDNNMDISLSLCGGLDSENGPTKEAFHQNLLHFEDICSDPKLYENPNLVVKINGKFYNWTTACPIVMTYAVFQRHLPQGTIENLYAQCMSLPMHEEKKQDSSGKPEIRSGYSSWFTWRRSTQPPKKPQEFSQTDGVSIQSSEQLIETKEGDTSVDEMSNREIKTDQHVESIPTETETAEQCATLIKDIAKTEETREREGEGYSGSEDSDSNLNKSQGVKIPKERRLYYESTEKYRKTLRLSSSQIASLSLKDGANEVVFSVTTAYQGTTRCKCHIYKWRWDDKIVISDIDGTITKSDVLGHILPIVGKDWAQSGVAQLFTKIKNNGYKLLYLSARAIGQASVTREYLKSIKQGDLSLPEGPLLLNPTSLISALHREVIEKKPEEFKISCLSDIQALFPEGSKPFYAGYGNRINDVWAYRAVGIPTMRIFTINHRGELKHELTQTFQSSYSNMSFIVDHLFPAWREDAADEFSNFAYWRDPIPEVPSLDELYAQSQTT, encoded by the exons ATGTACAGCATGAATTACATCGGTAAATTTATAAgtaattttcgcgatttttacAATGAAATCAACGCGGCGACGCTCACCGGTGCCATTGACGTTGTCGTCGTCGAACAACCAGACGGATCTTTCACTTGTTCACCTTTTCACGTACGTTTCGGAAAACTTGGTGTACTTCGTTCCAGGGAAAAAGTG GTGGacatagaaataaatggagaatctagGCAAATTCACATGAAACTAGGAGACTCTGGAGAAGCTTTCTTTGTCGAGGAAGTTAGTTGCAGTGGTTCTCCAACTGATACAGAAATTCCGCCTCATCTGGCTTGCTCACCCATTCCAGACGACAATTGTTTTCCATCGTCTGGGTTCAACATTCTCTCTGACCTTCCCCAGGAGCAAAGAGACAAGATTCTTATAGCGTCTGTGTCATTCATTGAGAAAGAAAAGTGGGAGCAGATGTCGGCTTTACCAACCAATGAACGGGAAAACTTCTTAATTGAGCAGTTTTCAGATCTTCCAGCGGAACATAGGGAAAAATGGCTTCAAATTGCTTCTTTAACGCCGGAAGAGAGAGATGAAATGTTCAAGGAAAATTTTGGTAATATGTCCACTTTGCAAAAGCAGCAAATGATTTGTGAACAATATTTAGCTctggaaaatgaagaaaaagataggttatttaaagaaaattttcctgAATTACCTGTAGAGCAAagggaaaagtttgaaaaagcaTTGTTGAATGGTTGGAAGAAAAAGGAAGATGAGAAACGGGATTCCTTAAAACCTGAAGAAGAAATCTTCAATATGGATGGAATAAATGACGACGAAACACAACCAGCTGTGTCAACACCTAAATCATTTATTGCCGTGACTTCGTCTGACAGAATTCGTAAAATTAGCGTAGTAAAGAACGATTTTAGACCAATCACAAACGATGTACCAAGTAGCGGGAAGGAAAAGTCGAGCGATGAATCAAACTCGTCGGcctgtaaaaaaaattccaaagatgAAAGCATTGAAGAaattaagaataataatttGACAAAGAGAAAACGTAAGAGGAAGAGCATTATGAAGAAAAAGGGATCTCAAAGAAAAACTAGCAACGACAGCAGTAGTCAAACGGAAATGAGCGAAAACGATATATCTGTTGCAGATGAATCTCTCAGCGAATCT ATGTTAAAGGGAGCAAATCCAAACTCAGAACTGGAGAAGAAAAACGTTCCTGCCGAACCTATGACTTCTGTGCAAGAAGCGGCAGAAAAACGTCCTGAAACGGATTTTCATTTCTTCAGCGATACCGAAGTCACTAA GAATCAAGATTCTAGACCATGTTCACCTGTTCAGTCAGACACAGAGTTTGAAATGCGCAAAATCACGCAAGAAGGTACGGAAGGAGAAGATAAAAGCCATCAACAGAGTTGGAGATGGGGTGAATTGCCAAGTCTACCCCTGGACACAACACTTACCTCTCATAGAAATTCATTAAATTCTTCGACCTCTGTTAATCAACCAAACAATA ATGGGAAGGTAGTGGATGAAGAAGATACTGAATCCGGTAATGGACCTAGTCTACCGCAAAGTCCAAATAGCGTTGAGGGAGCTATTGGTGGGCCAAAATCGTTGGATAGCGACTTTGAGGAACCGAAACATTCTATATTTGACAACAATATGGACATTAGTTTATCCTTATGCGGTGGTTTGGATTCTGAAAATGGTCCAACCAAAGAAGCTTTTCATCAAAATTTGCTTCATTTCGAGGATATTTGCTCAGATCCAAAATTATATGAGAATCCAAATCTAgttgtaaaaattaatggaaagttTTATAATTGGACTACCGCTTGCCCGATTGTAATGACCTATGCTGTTTTTCAAAGACATTTACCGCAAGGTACAATCGAAAATCTGTACGCGCAATGTATGTCATTACCAATGCACGAAGAAAAGAAGCAGGATAGTAGTGGCAAACCTGAAATTCGAAGTGGTTACAGTTCATGGTTTACATGGAGGCGATCGACACAACCGCCTAAAAAACCTCAGGAATTTAGTCAAA CCGATGGAGTCAGTATACAATCTTCCGAGCAATTGATAGAAACAAAGGAAGGTGATACTTCAGTTGACGAAATGTCAAACAGGGAAATAAAGACTGATCAGCATGTTGAGTCTATACCCACTGAAACTGAGACTGCAGAACAATGTGCAACATTAATAAAAGATATCGCTAAGACTGAGGAAACCCGCGAAAGAGAGGGTGAAGGTTATAGCGGCAGCGAAGATTCCGATAGTAATCTAAATAAATCGCAAGGAGTTAAAATACCCAAAGAAAGAAGATTGTACTATGAATCTACTGAAAAATACCGTAAAACTTTGAGATTGTCCTCTTCACAAATA GCAAGTCTCAGTTTAAAAGACGGAGCTAATGAAGTTGTATTTAGTGTGACAACCGCTTATCAAGGCACGACTCGTTGTAAATGTCACATTTACAAATGGAGATGGGACGACAAGATCGTTATCTCTGATATTGATGGAACTATTACGAAATCTGATGTATTGGGTCACATTTTACCAATCGTTGGCAAAGACTGGGCACAATCAGGAGTGGCTCAATTGTTtacaaagataaaaaataatggctataaattGCTGTATCTCTCGGCAAGAGCTATCGGACAAGCCAGCGTTACCAGAGAGTATCTAAAGAGCATTAAGCAGGGAGATTTATCCCTCCCCGAAGGGCCATTGCTTTTGAATCCAACCAGCTTAATTTCAGCACTCCATCGCGAAGTCATAGAAAAGAAACCGGAGGAATTCAAAATATCCTGTCTTAGCGATATTCAAGCATTATTCCCTGAAGGCTCAAAGCCTTTCTATGCTGGTTATGGGAACCGAattaat gatGTTTGGGCATATCGAGCTGTGGGAATTCCTACCATGCGGATATTCACTATAAATCACAGAGGTGAATTGAAACATGAATTGACACAGACATTCCAATCTTC ATATTCAAACATGAGCTTCATAGTCGATCATCTCTTCCCAGCCTGGAGAGAGGACGCTGCGGACGAATTTagtaattttgcgtattggcgGGACCCAATACCGGAAGTGCCGTCACTCGATGAACTTTACGCTCAAAGTCAAACTACCTAA